The nucleotide sequence TCGGCGGGAATGATCCGCTTCCATCCGGTTCTGGGGTCTTCGATCAGGACCAATTGTTCGGTCCGCAACACATTGCCCAACAGAATCGGCAGTGAACTGACCGGTAGGGTGCCGGGAGATCGCACCGTCACCTTTCGGGCCGCGATGGCATCGTCGTATTCGATACGCAAATTCAGACGACCGGCGATGTACCCGATCAACGCGTCAAGCGGGACGGTACCGTCCAGGTTCAATTCAACATCGGGGCCGGGGGTGTCCACGACCACGGGCCGCGGTAGTTCCTGTTCCTGGCTCTGCAATCTCGAACCCCAGGCACCGATCCAAAACAGGATCGTCGCGGCCACGAAAACCAGCGACGGCTTTCCCCGGTGCGCCCCGCGCAAACCGTCAGCGACGTGTCGGTGGGTTGTGGCTGGAAAGGTCACAAACGGACGCCGCGATCGAAGGTAGGGATGTCAACGTATGGATGTCCACTACCAAGTCGGGACTTGCGGCGTCAACGTGTGGTTTTCCGCAGCCGCCAAGCCAAGCTCGTCAAGCCAAGAACCCGATCGGTGCCGATGATCCGCCGCTGGCGTAGAAATTCCGGATGTTGGGCAGAACGTCTTGCAGCGTTTGGTTGTTGGGAATGCCGAACCACATTGCCAGTTCGGCGTTGTACTCATCCACCGATGTCGTTGGAATCAAACGCCCGCGACCGACATCCAAGTCATTGTTCAGTGCCAGCGATTCGGGATAGTCACCGTAGGTGTTGCCGCCCCGGACCGCACCCCCGATCACGAAATGGTTGCCGCCCCACGCGTGATCGCTGCCGTTGCCGTTGGAGGACAGTGTCCGGGCAAAGTCGGATGCGGTGAAAGTGGTCACGCAATCGGCGACCCCCAATTCTTCGGTTGCGCGATAGAACGCGTGCAATGCTTGGCTGACTTGCGGCAGCATGGCGGCTTGATTGTCGATCACTTCGTCGTGGTGATCCCAGCCACCGGCGGACACGAAAAAGATCTGCCGTCCTTGTCCCAGCGTCTGGCGGCCGGCGATGGTTTTGGCCACCATCTCCAGGTTCTCGGCAAGGCGATTTTCGGCGGGAAAGGTCGTGTTCAAGGTAACGTCGGTGGCCGAATTGAATGCATCGGCGGCGTCGATGCTGACACGCTTGGTTTTTGCCAAAGTTTGCTGCAGCAGATCGCTGTAGATTTGCCCCAATTCACTGTCGGCGGTGGACGGATACATGTGATCGATGACACGCCGGTAAACGCGGTCGCGTGCGTTGTTGTTCCCATACCCGTACAACGGTGTGGCACCACTGGTGTTGACCACGTAGGGAACGATTTGCCCGCCGGTTTGAAACACGTTCAGTGAACCCAACGCGATGTTCATCGCGATGTTGGGATTGTCATTGGTGGTGGCGTTCAAAATGTCCGCCATGCGTCCACCCCATCCGGTGACTTGTGAACGAGATTGGGGAACGGACGTTTGCCAATGCTTGATCAGGTCGCTGTGTGAAAACAAACCCAACGGCAATTTGACGGTCGAGTAGTTGGACTTGTCGGTGGGGAACACCAAGCTGCCGACGTTGGCGACCACGGCCGCATTGCCTTCGTTGTACAGCGTCTGGATTTCCGGCATTCCGGGGTGAATGCCCAGTGTGCGTCCGCCGGGTGATGACGAGTCCGTGGGGATCGAAAGCAGGTCTTCGCGCGGCAGCGCCAGGTTGGTGCGGATACCGGCGTACGCATCGTATTCGCTTTGCACGTGCGGCGTGATCATGTTGTAGCTGTCGACACCGCCCAGCAAAAACACACACACCAATGCTTTGTAATCCGACCCACCGGTGGTATCCGCCGCGACCGATTGCGTCAGTTGCAAATTCAGGATCTGGGACAGAATTGCCGTCGATGAAAGTGACGCGCAACCGCCCGACCATTTCAGGAAATTGCGGCGTGACAGTGGATCCAGCTGAAAAGAATTCATACTGGACAGGGTGGCTTCGCGGCTTTGGCGTTTCATGGCGGGCAAACTGAAAAGAAGAAGACGAGAAGAACGGCAGGAGCGATAAGCCGCGTGGGTGAACGGGGATGACTTATTCGACAATCATCCCGGCGGGAGACATCAGCACGGACAGAATCGCACCTCGTGTCCGTTGTTCGACATTGGTTTCCTGTTGCAATGCGTCGACCAACGCTTCGCGAAACTCATTGGTCATCGTTCCCGCGCACAGTGTCATGTCCAAGTGTTTGGCCAAGCCCACCGGATCTTCACCCAGTGTTTCCTCCACCGAAAAATCCATCGGCAAATCGACATCGTGGCGGCCCGCCTTTTCGTTGTTCACCGCGGTGTAATCGGCATTGGCATCGGCAACGTCGCCACGAATGCGGTTGGCCATTCGGTTGGCGACGACGGCATCGAACAGTTGAAATTCCGGAGCGTAGATACTGCCGTTGGGGATTCGCGATGATGCCTGATAGGCGGTGATCGGACCGGCCGGTTGGAAATCGGGCAGGTAAAAGTTGAAAACGCTGGGCGATCGATAAGGGGCTTGAACCCAGTTGTAATCCAACGCGGGCAAGCGATACCAACCATCGGGTTCGGGAGAACTGAATCGACGCAGGAAGCCCGCGTACATCACCACCGGTTCGGCCAACCGACTGCGTTCGGTCCCGGTCGGTCGAACGATGATTCGGACGGGACGACGGCTGCGCGATACACGAATCGAATTCCAACACTCGCGGTCCAGCAGGATGGCTTTGATGACCGCCTTCATGTCGCCTTTGACACCTTGGCCGTTGTCATTGAAGACCGCCGCGACCCGACCCAAGTATGCGCGGGAGGGATTGGACCGAACCAATCGCTGGATCAACAAGCGGCTGATGAAAGGCGCGACATTCGGATGGGCGTACAGATTGTCCAATCCCGCATTGATGTCCGCGACGCCGTTGGGATTGGCGGGCAAGGTGACGCCGTTTAGCAGTGTCTTGGGATCCTGGTCGTGCGAACCGTCGAACATCATCATCGGGTTGTGCAGGTCGCGGCGTCCGTTGGTGATGGTCCGGCTGCCTGCGAACGTCAGTCCCGTAAACAAACGGGCAAACGCTTTGATGGTTTCGTTGTCGTAGGTCGGGATATCGTTGCCTTCGGCGTCGACTTTCAATTGGCCATCGGAATCCATTTCGTACAGGCCGATTGAAAACAACTGCATGATTTCGCGGGCGTAGTTTTCATCCGGAAAAACCCCTTTCGATGGGTCCCCCTTCTTGTTCCGCAGGTGACTCAGGTACGTGCCCATGACGGGGCTGTAGGTCACGTCCCCCAGCACTTCGCGGTAAGTGTCGTCGCTATTTTCCAACAGCATGTCGTAGTAATTCGACAGCCCCAGCCAGTCGGCATTCTGGTTGTTATCCAAACCGCGGTTGTTGAATCCCGCCCCCTGGTTGCTGATCACACAGATTTGAATCAACGCCCAGGCGATTCGTTGCTTCAATTGATCCGGGGCGGTGATCGCGATGTGCCACCATGCGTGGTCGCGATAGCGAGTGATGTTCACCCCGTCTTCGTTCTCCGCCCAGCCGTCGGCCGCCATCATCGCTCGAGCGGTGGCAACGTGAGATGTGGGCTCCATCGCAAATTGATCATCGATCCATTCTTCCGCGGCGGCGGTGACGCCGATCTGGCGCATCCGCATTGTCATCGCGTCGATCTCGTCCTGAGTTGGGCCGAAGGTGGCACGCTGCAGAAACTGAGTCGCCCGCACGCGGACCATCACATCGATCATCTCGTTGCGACTGAAGACTTCGAAATCACCACCGTGGGCGGAGGTGCCGTCGAGGCAAGACATGACGGCGGTCAAAAAAATGACACACCGAACGCCGAGTCGCATCGCCATGCGTCTCTCCGGTAAAGCAGACAAGGAGTAGATCAGAGGAAAAGTGGACCGCCCATCGTCCAGAGCTCATTGCCCCACATCCAGCGGAACATGCGCCGAAGTGAAAACAGCGGCGGCAAGCCAAAAGTACCCAGCCAATAAGGTTGGTGAGTTGGCCCTTGGGCGGTTTCACCGTAGCTGTGGACTATTTTGTCGTCAAATCAGGGTTTCGATTTGAATCCCACGCCGGATCTCGTCGGCGAGAAAGAAAGACCCACAGACGACCACCACGCCATCGGGGCCCGCGGCACGACGGGCCAAAGCAACCGCGTCTTGGGACGATTCACTGGATTGGACGTCGCGGAACGATTGTGGGGGGACCGCGCCGGCCAGTTGGTCCAGCGGCAGGTACCGCGGATTGTCTTGAAATCGTGTCAGCACCAAGCGATCGGTCAGCCGGCTGAGCACGCGAAGCATTGATCCCGCATCTTTGTCCCGGCTGGTTCCGAAGACGATGACCATGTGGCGCCGGCCATGGGCCGAAGGGCCGAAACGGTGTTCAAGCGTCGTCACCAAGGCGGTGATCGAATCCTCGTTGTGCGCGGTATCGATGATCAACATCGGTCCGTCTCGCAACCCAAAACGCTCGATTCGTCCAGGCAGATTGATCGAATCCCAAGCGCGGACACATCGTTGAATGTCCAGGCTGGGTAGCTGCCTTCCGGCTGATTCATCGCCCGGTGTCAATGGACCACCTGCCAGGATTTGCAGCGATTTGGCAGCCAACGCGGCGTTTCCCGCTTGATGCATCCCTTCGACGCCCAAGTGGAATTCCAGCTTGGCCGGCGGCGGACAAATGCCGTTGTTTCCGGCGGGGGCCGGTAGATCGAACACTTCGACTTCGCTGCCCCACGCTCTGGTGGGCCGACAGCGAAAGTCAAAGTCTTCGCCCAGCGTCAGCAGTCGCGTGCCGACTTCACCGGCGATCCGGCGGATGACCGGTTCGGGATCATCGTCCGCCTGGATGTCGCAGGTCACATTATTGTCCGGATGTGGGGTCTGGCCGGGGGCGGTGTCGATCCCGGGGCGATCGTCTGTTCGACGTCGGACACCGCTGATGACCGGAACGCCCGGTTTGATGATGCCCGCTTTTTCCGCGGCGATGGCGGCTTTGGTATGCCCCAGGACGCTCTGGTGATCCAAGCCGATGCTGGTGATGACCGATAGGCTGGATTGGATCACGTTGGTGCTGTCCAGGCGTCCGCCCAGCCCGACTTCGATCACTTGGGCCTGGCAGCCTTGCTGGCGAAAGTGCAGCAGGGCCAATGCGGTGGTCAATTCAAAGAACGTCGGTTGGCCGACCTCTTGATCCGCCATTTGTCGGCAAATCGGAATGGACTGTTCGATCAGATCGTCCAGCTGGTCCGGCCGGCAAGGTTTCCCGTCAATCCGGAAACGTTCTTCCAAGTGGTGCAAATGCGGGGACGTGTAAAGGCCGGTGCGTACCCCGGCGGCGGAAAGACCGGCGGCAATCATCATTGCCACGGATCCTTTGCCTTTGGTGCCCGCGATGTGAATCGTCGGGATCGGAGCCGATTCGGGTGCCGCTTTTTGGTGCAGTAAGTCGGCCAGGTCCAAACGCCGCAGTAGGTCTCTCATCCGCTGCAGACGAAACTGGAAATCTTGCGTCCGCGCCGAAGGACGTTCGAAATTGATCAGCCCCATCAGAAAGTCGACGGCGGGCCGCTTCGATGACGTTTCGGGGGAAGCCGCCAACACGGACGCGGCGGGGCCCATCGCCGCTGGTCGGCGCGACGATTCCGGTGCGATGTCTGGTGAGCACGCGGCATCGTGTGGGCTTGCGGCGTCACGCGATCCGGCCGCGTCACGCGGGCCAGCGGGGGGGACTGATTCTTCCACGTCGCGGCAACGAGAGAGAAATAATACGGAGAAGACGGGTTGGGTCAGTTGGCTTTGACGCCGGCACCGGCCATTTGCGGAAACGCACAGCCCTGAGCCGAAACGCGTTTCATCGCGTCGAGCACGGACGACTGAATGTCCAAGTTGACCGGTTCAACGGCCTCGATGGCAAGCCCCAATGTCGGGCCGATCATGGCCGAACCGTCATGTCCACTACGACGGCCGGGGCGAATCCGAATTTTCTGGTCGTCGAACCCCGGTAGCCTCGATTGCGTACGCAGGCTCGGAGTCTATTCTAGGCCCGCGATTAATTGCATTTTTCTTCGTGATCTTCTTGTCGGAATCGTTTCCCGTGGCAAATGACGCAGCGGCAGTCGCCGAATCTCAACCGGACTCCCACACCGATCCCACTTCGGCTCCGGCAGGGGCCCCGGACTCGGGGGTGGTGATCGAGACTCGAAACCTCAGCAAGGTGTACCGCGATTTCTGGGGGCGTCGCAAAGTCAACGCCTTGAAATCGCTGGATATCGAGGTCCGCCGGGGCGAGATCTTCGGTCTGCTCGGACCCAACGGAAGCGGCAAGTCGACCACGATCAAGTTGATCCTGGGCCTGTTGTTCCCCAGCAGCGGTCGGGTGTTGGTGTTCGACAAGGATGCGTCGGAGACCCAAAAGAACGAACGCATCGGGTACCTGCCCGAAGAATCGTACCTGTACAAATTCTTGACCGCCGAAGAGACACTGGATTTCTATGGCCGGCTGTTCAACATGTCGGCGGCCGACCGCAAGCGA is from Crateriforma conspicua and encodes:
- a CDS encoding bifunctional folylpolyglutamate synthase/dihydrofolate synthase, translated to MGPAASVLAASPETSSKRPAVDFLMGLINFERPSARTQDFQFRLQRMRDLLRRLDLADLLHQKAAPESAPIPTIHIAGTKGKGSVAMMIAAGLSAAGVRTGLYTSPHLHHLEERFRIDGKPCRPDQLDDLIEQSIPICRQMADQEVGQPTFFELTTALALLHFRQQGCQAQVIEVGLGGRLDSTNVIQSSLSVITSIGLDHQSVLGHTKAAIAAEKAGIIKPGVPVISGVRRRTDDRPGIDTAPGQTPHPDNNVTCDIQADDDPEPVIRRIAGEVGTRLLTLGEDFDFRCRPTRAWGSEVEVFDLPAPAGNNGICPPPAKLEFHLGVEGMHQAGNAALAAKSLQILAGGPLTPGDESAGRQLPSLDIQRCVRAWDSINLPGRIERFGLRDGPMLIIDTAHNEDSITALVTTLEHRFGPSAHGRRHMVIVFGTSRDKDAGSMLRVLSRLTDRLVLTRFQDNPRYLPLDQLAGAVPPQSFRDVQSSESSQDAVALARRAAGPDGVVVVCGSFFLADEIRRGIQIETLI
- a CDS encoding DUF1800 family protein; the encoded protein is MSCLDGTSAHGGDFEVFSRNEMIDVMVRVRATQFLQRATFGPTQDEIDAMTMRMRQIGVTAAAEEWIDDQFAMEPTSHVATARAMMAADGWAENEDGVNITRYRDHAWWHIAITAPDQLKQRIAWALIQICVISNQGAGFNNRGLDNNQNADWLGLSNYYDMLLENSDDTYREVLGDVTYSPVMGTYLSHLRNKKGDPSKGVFPDENYAREIMQLFSIGLYEMDSDGQLKVDAEGNDIPTYDNETIKAFARLFTGLTFAGSRTITNGRRDLHNPMMMFDGSHDQDPKTLLNGVTLPANPNGVADINAGLDNLYAHPNVAPFISRLLIQRLVRSNPSRAYLGRVAAVFNDNGQGVKGDMKAVIKAILLDRECWNSIRVSRSRRPVRIIVRPTGTERSRLAEPVVMYAGFLRRFSSPEPDGWYRLPALDYNWVQAPYRSPSVFNFYLPDFQPAGPITAYQASSRIPNGSIYAPEFQLFDAVVANRMANRIRGDVADANADYTAVNNEKAGRHDVDLPMDFSVEETLGEDPVGLAKHLDMTLCAGTMTNEFREALVDALQQETNVEQRTRGAILSVLMSPAGMIVE
- a CDS encoding DUF1501 domain-containing protein, yielding MKRQSREATLSSMNSFQLDPLSRRNFLKWSGGCASLSSTAILSQILNLQLTQSVAADTTGGSDYKALVCVFLLGGVDSYNMITPHVQSEYDAYAGIRTNLALPREDLLSIPTDSSSPGGRTLGIHPGMPEIQTLYNEGNAAVVANVGSLVFPTDKSNYSTVKLPLGLFSHSDLIKHWQTSVPQSRSQVTGWGGRMADILNATTNDNPNIAMNIALGSLNVFQTGGQIVPYVVNTSGATPLYGYGNNNARDRVYRRVIDHMYPSTADSELGQIYSDLLQQTLAKTKRVSIDAADAFNSATDVTLNTTFPAENRLAENLEMVAKTIAGRQTLGQGRQIFFVSAGGWDHHDEVIDNQAAMLPQVSQALHAFYRATEELGVADCVTTFTASDFARTLSSNGNGSDHAWGGNHFVIGGAVRGGNTYGDYPESLALNNDLDVGRGRLIPTTSVDEYNAELAMWFGIPNNQTLQDVLPNIRNFYASGGSSAPIGFLA